The Neoarius graeffei isolate fNeoGra1 chromosome 10, fNeoGra1.pri, whole genome shotgun sequence genome has a segment encoding these proteins:
- the rsph14 gene encoding radial spoke head 14 homolog has protein sequence MASTRRSECSPPVIDASRALVAFGTRAIPKLLSELQAEELQIRQAALCSICDLLHDPERAYEALHLGCLEKLKVLLKDDNGTVRTKTSEVLHQLVTHSMGREAILQCDALGPLSELLDEPEDACRENIHRILKTLSEFPAGAVCMMSLGLVPRLVMKVSVECENIRELVLSTLTGCMRLDALPALASDAVPILKEQLLHPSTCIRRAASSAIMAISVPAEGKVRVCEVEVVPMLVKLLSDDDVEVRANAARALMYTAVITEGKYQALEAAAVPPLLALVDSEEESLCLSALRALTCLSQAPSGRAQLIHHLPQLEARLSHPASIIQSAAATAIQVISWTP, from the exons ATGGCCAGTACACGGAGGTCAGAGTGCTCGCCGCCGGTCATTGATGCGTCTCGCGCTCTGGTGGCATTCGGTACGCGCGCGATCCCGAAGCTGTTGTCGGAGCTGCAGGCTGAGGAGCTGCAAATCCGCCAGGCGGCGCTGTGTTCCATCTGTGACCTGCTGCACGACCCGGAGCGGGCATACGAGGCCCTGCATCTCG GTTGTTTAGAGAAACTGAAGGTGTTGCTGAAGGATGACAATGGCACGGTGAGGACCAAAACGAGCGAGGTGCTTCATCAGCTGGTCACACACAGCATGGGGAG agaggcCATTCTGCAGTGTGATGCTCTCGGGCCTCTGTCAGAGCTGTTAGATGAGCCGGAGGACGCCTGCCGTGAGAACATACACCGCATCTTAAAGACGTTATCTGAGTTTCCAGCAGGTGCGGTGTGTATGATGTCTCTCGGTTTGGTGCCGAGGCTTGTGATGAAGGTCTCGGTGGAGTGTGAGAACATCCGGGAGCTCGTCCTGTCCACGCTCACCGGCTGTATGAGACTGGATGCTCTTCCTGCTCTGGCCAGCGATGCTGTACCCATCCTGAAAGAGCAGCTGCTCCACCCGTCCACATGCATCCGCCGCGCTGCCTCCTCCGCCATCATGGCCATCAG TGTCCCTGCGGAGGGGAAGGTGAGGGTGTGTGAGGTTGAGGTTGTACCCATGTtggtgaagctgctctctgatgATGATGTGGAGGTCAGAGCCAACGCTGCCAGAGCCCTAATGTACACCGCTGTCATCACCGaag GTAAATATCAGGCTCTGGAGGCCGCCGCTGTTCCTCCTCTGCTGGCTTTGGTGGACAGCGAGGAAGAATCGTTGTGTCTTAGCGCTCTGCGTGCGCTCACCTGTCTGTCCCAGGCCCCGAGCGGCCGAGCACAACTCATCCACCACCTACCTCAGCTGGAGGCCCGACTCAGCCACCCCGCCTCCATCATCCAGAGCGCTGCAGCCACCGCCATCCAGGTCATCTCCTGGACGCCCTGA
- the LOC132892747 gene encoding dual specificity protein phosphatase 26-like, which produces MSYRSKYNDSRSAKIEIDFSSPGLAVMGVEQLLFAGRAINSPANEVWPRLYIGDMDFAENRAALRRQNFTHVLNCAHSSRRGDDYYSGMGITYLGIEAHDSPAYDMSVNLNTGAEFIHNALRTGGKILVHCHVGVSRSATIVLAYLMLKHNMTLVEAVNTVKQGRGIIPNRGFLRQLVDLHIKLYGYRS; this is translated from the exons ATGTCCTACAGATCCAAATACAATGATTCACGCTCTGCGAAGATAGAGATCGATTTCAGCTCGCCTGGTTTGGCAGTGATGGGAGTCGAGCAGCTCCTTTTTGCCGGGAGAGCGATCAACAGTCCTGCTAACGAGGTCTGGCCCAGACTTTATATAGGAGACAT GGATTTCGCAGAAAATCGCGCCGCACTTCGCAGGCAAAACTTCACTCACGTGCTGAACTGTGCTCACAGCTCCAGGCGAGGCGATGACTATTACTCCGGAATGGGAATCACGTATCTGGGCATCGAAGCCCACGACTCTCCCGCCTACGACATGAGCGTCAACTTGAACACAGGAGCAGAGTTCATTCATAATGCGCTCAGGACGGGAG GTAAAATCCTGGTGCACTGCCATGTGGGCGTGAGCCGCTCAGCCACCATCGTGTTGGCGTACCTGATGCTGAAGCACAACATGACCCTGGTGGAGGCCGTCAACACGGTTAAACAGGGGAGAGGGATCATACCCAACCGAGGCTTCCTACGACAGCTCGTCGACCTGCACATCAAACTGTACGGCTATAGATCCTGA
- the bag4 gene encoding LOW QUALITY PROTEIN: BAG family molecular chaperone regulator 4 (The sequence of the model RefSeq protein was modified relative to this genomic sequence to represent the inferred CDS: inserted 1 base in 1 codon) — protein MSETLALNGLSGWLVHPETRSDPKSDSHTSXKNGYNWNNAMQDSSPYCGYPPNYWYPPPPAGPYSNAYPSGAELNGQAPYNPQAMPAYPNGVYNPGQYPPNVLHPSNPFYCSDQIPPRQPQYHSQDRTPASSPQPPYPVPHCQGAPGFPPSSYTPYGDGCPPNAPYPAQQPVPSRPQPEPWPHSAGYGSQAHYPNHTRPPHPPPWHGPAPPPYDHIKHKEPPYPGHLNNRTRPSTPNSNPAPNPAPNKPVEFSAPPQIYTKTSSGGGTQPKPAPQQREPAPPAPQPLSSENPGLARVQEVLVRVHLLQEDVDEFVGKKTDKSYRCLEELLTKELLVLDSVETNGQDAVRSARKEAVQKIQAILDRLENKAF, from the exons ATGTCGGAAA CTTTAGCTTTGAACGGTTTATCTGGATGGCTTGTGCACCCGGAAACGCGATCAGATCCTAAATCGGACAGTCATACTT ATAAAAACGGATACAACTGGAATAACGCGATG CAGGATTCGAGTCCGTATTGTGGATATCCACCAAACTACTGGTACCCTCCTCCTCCAGCCGGGCCGTACAGCAACGCCTACCCGTCTGGAGCCGAGCTCAACGGACAAGCGCCGTACAATCCACAG GCAATGCCAGCCTACCCGAACGGGGTGTATAACCCGGGTCAGTACCCACCGAACGTGCTTCACCCTTCCAATCCGTTCTACTGCAGCGATCAGATCCCTCCCAGACAGCCGCAGTACCACAGTCAGGACCGGACCCCGGCCAGCTCTCCTCAGCCCCCGTACCCTGTTCCACACTGCCAAGGG GCTCCTGGATTCCCGCCCAGCTCGTACACGCCCTACGGAGACGGCTGCCCCCCTAACGCCCCCTACCCCGCCCAACAGCCTGTACCCTCTCGTCCTCAGCCTGAACCCTGGCCTCATTCAGCAGGATACGGGTCCCAAGCACACTACCCCAACCACACACGCCCTCCACACCCTCCACCCTGGCACGGGCCCGCCCCACCTCCGTACGATCACATTAAAcacaag GAACCACCGTATCCAGGTCATCTGAACAACCGAACTCGACCCAGTACGCCAAACTCCAACCCCGCCCCCAACCCGGCTCCAAACAAACCTGTGGAGTTCAGCGCCCCGCCTCAGATCTACACCAAAACGTCCTCCGGAGGTGGAACCCAGCCCAAACCGGCACCGCAGCAGAGAGAACCCGCTCCGCCCGCGCCACAGCCTCTGAGCAGCGAAAACCCAGGGCTGGCTCGGGTGCAGGAGGTCCTGGTTAGGGTCCATCTGCTGCAGGAAGACGTGGACGAGTTCGTGGGCAAAAAGACGGACAAGAGCTACCGCTGTCTGGAAGAGCTGCTCACCAAAGAGCTGCTGGTCCTGGACTCGGTGGAGACCAACGGCCAGGACGCCGTGCGCTCGGCCCGCAAAGAGGCCGTGCAGAAGATCCAGGCCATTCTGGACCGTCTGGAGAACAAGGCCTTCTAG
- the lsm1 gene encoding U6 snRNA-associated Sm-like protein LSm1 — translation MNYMPGTASLIEDIDKKHLVLLRDGRTLIGILRSIDQFANLVLHQTVERIHVGKKFGDIPRGIFVVRGENVVLLGEVDLDKDCDQILQRVSIEEILEEQRVEQQAKQESERLKLQAVKERGLSIPRADTLDDF, via the exons ATGAATTACATGCCGGGGACAGCCAGCCTCATTGAGGACATTGACA AGAAGCACCTTGTTCTGCTGAGAGATGGGCGAACGCTGATCGGGATCCTCCGGAGCATAGATCAGTTCG CTAACCTGGTTCTGCACCAAACAGTGGAACGGATCCACGTCGGTAAAAAATTCGGAGACATCCCTCGAGGGATCTTCGTGGTCCGAGGGGAGAACGTGGTCCTGCTCGGAGAAGTC GATCTGGATAAAGACTGCGATCAGATCCTGCAGAGAGTCTCCATCGAGGAGATCCTGGAGGAGCAGCGGGTGGAGCAGCAGGCCAAGCAGGAGTCCGAGCGTCTGAAGCTGCAGGCGGTGAAGGAGCGAGGGTTATCCATCCCCAGAGCAGACACACTCGACGACTTCTGA